A single genomic interval of Sinorhizobium meliloti harbors:
- a CDS encoding glutamate acetyltransferase, with the protein MNPFAKTVAGLFLVVGPQSTTPLEAERICSALIQKLSDDPSRNLDPRTWQNAVQMVPSQVEGAITSQALNRTMPIGDLPGALASVCANVVGGSHASALAKPIGSYLNKYGEPTAFNCLILDQTRTDQIHLYLTCLNVTDAGSSESFSIASTLLSATLNLSNKQTQTTITKVFGSFGPPSDQPFYLRIFN; encoded by the coding sequence ATGAACCCATTTGCTAAAACAGTTGCGGGTCTATTCTTGGTGGTCGGACCCCAAAGCACCACCCCCCTCGAAGCAGAAAGGATTTGCTCTGCGTTGATCCAGAAACTGTCGGACGATCCGTCCCGCAACCTGGACCCGCGCACCTGGCAAAATGCCGTGCAGATGGTTCCAAGCCAGGTAGAAGGCGCGATAACATCGCAAGCGCTGAACCGCACGATGCCGATCGGGGATTTGCCGGGCGCCCTTGCTTCAGTTTGCGCCAATGTCGTCGGCGGAAGTCACGCATCAGCCCTGGCGAAACCCATCGGCTCATACCTGAACAAGTACGGAGAACCGACAGCATTCAATTGCCTCATCCTGGATCAAACCCGCACTGATCAGATCCACCTGTACCTGACGTGCCTGAATGTGACTGACGCCGGCAGTTCAGAGAGCTTCAGCATCGCTTCGACTCTACTCTCGGCGACGCTTAACCTTTCGAACAAGCAAACGCAGACCACCATCACAAAGGTCTTCGGCTCCTTCGGGCCGCCGAGCGACCAACCCTTCTATCTGCGCATCTTCAACTGA